DNA from Thunnus maccoyii chromosome 5, fThuMac1.1, whole genome shotgun sequence:
TCTCCCAGATTAATAAGGAAATCTGAGTCCAAAAGTTACTTGAATGAGtacagacataaaataaatgggGAAAGGACTCAACCTCGTTATTGAAGAAGAAGGGGAAACATCAAGTCTAAAATTGTGAATGAATTCATTGCAGGAATAGAACCtgtgtaaaatttaaatatgaatttctttaactttattgGGGGGAAAAATCTGTTATATTCAATCCAAACATCTCTGCTAAAATCCCAAAatactggatcctacacttcccataatgcaacttaatTGTATCTTACAACCTACCTGCCTGTATATATCTTTCAgattcaaacacaaaacaagctgTTACAAATCTAAACACCTTGAaatcaatgtttattttttcagacttcACAAACATCCTCCAGAGACACAAAATTGCCTACAATGttttccacacaaaaatgtaataaaagaaaatatcatCATAAATGACAGTATATTGTTTTGTGCTTTCAGAGTCAAATTAAAGCACAATGATCAGTCCAAAGTCAATCAAggtgagacatttttttaaaataaataacagtttgtgtggtgTGGGACCCAACACTGTGTTCACTGTTTCTTCAGGTGAGGAAGACATAGACGAACTGCACATAAAGGCCTTGACTGAAGCTAGTGTTAAAACTAAAGACATAGCTGTTATTGCACTGTATAATTTACAAGTCATTGATTTGAGAAACTGTACCTTGAATATGTCATAACTCAACTACTACTGtgttattattgtaataatataGAACTTTATTTGTTAagattcacacattcacattaagaaaaataaaactcctaacaaagtaaatgttttgtaaagttaatttaaaaaaaaaaaaaaatagagtaGTTTATGAAAATACCTGAATAATGgttttcaagtgtgtgtttctgtgaaggTTGATCTTCTGTGTCAGAAACTTTCAGCGAGGCATCCAGAGCTGGACAGCTTAAATGTAAGAAATTGCAACACAGGTCAGATAAAGCCAAGTCTCATGTTCAGATCATTCTCATCTGAACATGCAAGGAGGGCGTTCTTTATGCTGGCAGTGGGAAGAAAGACAAATCCATGGATCCCAACAAGAAAGCTTATCTGCAAAGGAAGCCAGACTCTAAACTGAAAGATATGGCATcacagaaaaaactgaaaaacaaagaggaCAGTTAATACTAACAAATAGACTATAATTTGACAGATCTGAAGTCTGTGAAGAGGTTTATCGTCTTGTTTGATGGAATATACACATATGCTGCTCTTCTGACTGTCATTGGATGCAGTAGCCATCATACAGTTTGCTATTGAATTTCATGTGTGCAGCATGGATTTTTATCAGCTGTAACACTCAACAAACAAAATTTTCAACTCTAGAGTTGTGCGTCTACtgattcttcttctttcagctgTTCCCATTACGGTCGCCCCAGCAGATCAtctgtttccatctcttcctgtcttctgcatcttcctctgtcaCATCAATGACCTGCATCCCTCACCATATCCATAAAACTCCTCTTTGgccttcctcttctcctcttgcCTGGCAGCTCCATCTTCAGGATCCTTCtcccaatatatatatatatatatatatatatatatatatttgagtcTACTCTACATCCACAGTTATGTCCATAGGACAGATGGTCAATGGGCTTGAGTTCCTCCCCTTCTCAAGCAATCCAGGGGACATGTAGGGGTAAATTCTCTCTGTAAATCTgtctttaaatgtgtgtattggTGTCAAATCAGCAGCATTGATGAACACCACCTTCCCTTTGTCACAGTCCAGCTCTACAGTAATCCTCTCTGGCTTCTGCTTCAACACGAGCTTGGTGCGAGGCGAGGTCTGAGCCCAGAATGAGTCTCCATTGCACAGGCCGATGACCCAGAAACCCTCAGCCGGTTCGAGGAAGGCGGTACTCTTCCTTTTGATGGATTCTTGGGCGACTCCGATGTACCAGTCTCTTCCTTGGCCCACATCGACTGTCCAGCTGTGCTTTCCAGATATGAAGCTGGTCGCTCCCAGCACACACACTCGGCTGGTGCAACGTTCAGGGTTGTCAGGTAGGAGTTGCTTGCTGCTGTATTGCACGCAGGTCAACTCTTCAGAGAACTTTAAGTTGGACTgggctgtgtttggatccagagtgACAGGAACTGGAAAACATAAAGTTCAGTAGATTAAAATGATACTTGATAGATGTTTTAACATGCAGGTAATGGTCTGTTCACtcaccatatatatatatatatattttacatatacacacatcccacattcaaaaacagaacgaaataaaaaagacaacaaccaCAAAAAGCCAAACTAGACAGAGATATTGATTGAAACAAATAGGAGCATATACAAATAGGAGAATATACAGAAAATCCAGGTGCTTGAACCATCCTACCTTCAAACACTATCTACTACCAGATGCAATGGATAGTCCTTAGTGGAAAACAGAAGAGCTGAAAAAGAACTGTTTCTCGCTGCATGAGACTCCAGCTGCAGCCACTTGAGTGTATCGGAGAGCTCACTTGTATGAGGAAACTGATCTTGCCAATAAATTAAGGCTCTGGCATTGGCTGTCCAATAATAATGTTTGAATACTGGAAGGGATAAACCCCTGAGTCTCTAGAGAAAAGAGACTCAGGGGACTCCAAGATAGAGACTGTCCCTATCTTGGAGATACGATGGGTTTTATACCCCCAAACTAATGGcattattattgatcatttaCTCACCATATTTAACGATTTTAGCCATCTTCTTCCAAATTCCAAACTTAAGTAATCCCAGATGCTTTGAAGAGTTTATCAGGATATCTCTGATACATTCTGGATCCTGAATGTTGCATTTGACCCTGAAACATGTGGAAATGATTACAGCGTTATTGTTCTGTGGAGACAGTTAGTGCTGATTTTAGCAGATAGTTTGTTGTGCTTACCTTTTCTTTGTCTGCTTGTAGTCCTTCaggcaaagaaagaaagcaagggAACAGATCTTATCAATACGATGTTGGCTTAAAAATAGATGAGTCACATGTAGATGAAAGTCTACTGGAAATTAACATTGAAAAAAAGGAGTAATGTCTGTGTACTCATTTCAAACCACAAATTTATGTAAATGGACAATATTTCAGTCCCAGTTGGATCTTCTATGTGCAGGTTGCATGTTTAATCACACCTATCATCACAGAGCCTGTTAGTGTATTGGTTTATATACAATTAATAGGTGTGgtgatcatttttaaacattttgacctgatgatgatcCAACTGGCACTGAAATATTCTCCATTtaaataaatctgtgttttgGATTCAGTATGCAGGCGTTACTCTTTTCATCAAGACTTAAATAAATCaccatgattgtgtgtgtgtaatggctGTAAATGTACCTGTAAAAACGGTAAATCCCTTGCTCTGAGTGCTGTCTCGATATCACTGATGATGGATGAGAGGCTCTTGATCTGGCTCTTGATgagttccagcttctcacacATCACCTGGGACTTaatttcctcctcctgtttgagCACCTTCAGTCTAGTGTTTTCCTCCTCCAGAAGGAACAGATGCAACTTCTCAAACTCCTCCTTGATCGCTTTCTCATTTTGATCCGCCTGTGTCTGTAATGTTTAGGGAGCTAAGTTATTTATAGCAATAAACAGAAGGaatgtttgtgtgctttttctTCCTTGGCCGGAAGTCAAGTTGTGAAGTCACACAGTTGAATATTGAACAAACAAATACTGGAACGTAGATTGAGTAATGGCGCAACAAAGCAGATGTCATGTTGAAAACGATGGACACAACAGATGTGTTAACTTTTACCTTTATGTAATTTTTGGTTTCCTCCCACTGCTCCTTCGTCTTGCTCAGCATCCTGAGCTTTTTCCTTAAAGACTCCAGCTTCACTGAAATTTCTGTctgaaatgtttacattaaaatCATTGGTAAAAATCCTCTCTTCagctaaaaaaaactgcaaccCCAGTTATAGAAAATCATGTTTGCACTCAGATCAATCATTTCAGCCCATGTTTCCTTCCTTGTCAATAAGTTGATCATTTTTCAGGCAAAGACTCCAAACAGTCTCTGGTTCcaacttctgaaatgtgagtgtttgctacatttctgttttatattagtGTGAACTGAATATTTGGGGTTGATCTGACAAAACAGGCAATCTGAAGATGTCAGCTTGTGCTtcaaacaaactgtgacatATTGTTCactaaattataaaataatcagaaaactaattgataatgaaaatcattgttATGAATATGTGAAACTGTTATTTTCcctgtttctatttttactcTACCTTTTTCTGTTGGGCGGCCTCGTCTACTGGGCAGCACTCATGAACTCTATGCTGTCTTGATGTTTGGCAGACGAGACAGATGGGCTCTTCATCATTCTGACAAAAGATCTTCAACTTCTCGTTGTGAAGAATACAAACTTCTTGATTCCTGTTGGTCCTTTGCACTTGATAGTTGTCTGCAGCTATCTTCAGCGCCAGATTGATGGGAGGCCTCCCAAAGACCGACACAGCTTGGCACACAGGACATTCTCGGCATCCTTTCCATTCCCAGAATTTCTGTAAACAAACTCTACAAATATTgtggccacattgaaggacaaCAGGAAGGCAGTAAATATCAGAGCATTGAGGACAAAGCAAGTCCTCTTCAGAGAGTGTAGCTGCTGCCATCAGGTTGAAGTTTTCCTGTAAAGTGAGGTTACAGGAACGTTTCCTTCCAGCTCTTCAGGTGAAGAAACAGTAGGCGGTACAAACCTCAACACCTGAATGGGAATTTCAGTAAATGCTGGCAAACTAGTAAGACtggttaaaaacacaacacctATTGCACACATGTTAAAACTGTTCATCTATTATTGCCAACTCATGGTTGGATACAATAACATTCACTTTCAATTTGAAACTtagtaacaaaaataatttagaaAGATCTATACCAATATATcaacagcataaaaaaacaccATACAAAATAGTCAGTAGCAGCATTACATCAGTGAACTTTATTTTCcataatgaaatatttacataGTCGACACAGTAAATTGACCCATAAATATATGAACACACTTGGCTCAGTTCAGCATCCTTTGCACAGAGCAGTGAATTATTACAACTCAGACATCTTCAGCACATCCTGACTCAGGACCATATGAGGAATCAGCATACTGTGTTTGCTGATCCATCACACAAACAGTCTCAGAATCACACAAATCCAGGCTTCATGGAGGACTCGAAACATTTAGAACAACCGTGTGTCTTGTTTGTCTGCAGACACCTGAAAGGATAAAACAGCAAGTGTCTCTGTTGGCCtatatgcatattttaaaatgagacaaTGACTTTAAATGTAGGTGAAGACAATTAACAACAACACTTAAATAATAAAAGGCAAGAGTAGACTGTGAATAAACACCCATTTGGGATGGAAAACATGGGAACAGGGTAATGCCTGCAGCTTTTGGTCCCTGTCCCTGATGGACTCGCTGCACATGCCGCAGTAGAGCTCCAGCTCCTCGACACACTGCAGGAACTTCACCACCTGCTCTCTGAGCTCCTCCTGCTTCCTTCCTGCTTCCCCCGGTTTTGGTAAATCCCCACTCACTCAGGCAATGCACCGTCACTGTACATAGCTGAAGACACATACAGGAAAATGTAGACATGCATCTGCTACCATACCAGCTTACACAACTTTTGTGTACAAACATAACACCTTGTCAAATACTCAAATAACTTGTTTCCCCTATTCCATCTGCCAATTCTTGAGCTCACCACAAAGGTTCCAGAGCCTGGAAAATAAACAACGAGGCAGAGTGTGTCGTAATCATTACATAAACCAAACCAATTGTGTGTCAGTTATGCACCAAGAGTCATATTTTCCGAAGCAGTACAGAGAGGTTCATGTGTTAACCTAATAACCGGAGTAAATTTCCGTTTTGTTTTCACTTCGTTCATTTCATTCtttatattatacagtatattgatcaCTGAATGTAGGGTAGTAGCTGGAGTGGTTCACAGGAATTTTAAGTTGAAGTTTTTTTATTGCCACAGTGCACACATATTGAGCAGCTGAACAGGAGGCTTGATATGGCTATAGTTTATAGCTGAGTGACAAACTaataatacaaacacaataattaATCCAATATAAATAGGTACCCACAATTCAATTAATATAAGTACTCTACCTCCCAAATAGGGGAAGGGGTTAGGCCTACCACTAATTAAATGAGCAGAGTACATCACACGTATGGCATAAACAGGAATTCTACATAATACAATAAGTTCTAAGGATTCACATAATCGCATCTCCTTAATAATTACAGATAATAAATCATGGCCACTTACACACAACAATCAGTCTGTACTATCATGGCAAACAAAATGACCAAAACTCTATTTACCAATAAGTACTTTTTGTTCACCAGCcaaatggctagtgaatgttcaaattttaccaggCAGACAGGATGACTCGCATCAATTACACACAGGTGTTGGTAATCTGACATAGGTGCAGAGGATCCTCAACATGTGCTGCCAAACAGAACAATGGAAAGGAGGTGGATAAATAGACTAGCAGGCAATCAGTGTCAACCATGTCAAGGAAATGGATGAGGAGTGATGACTAGTATGGCTCCTTTCAACACTGAACAAAGAGAGAGAACTTGAAGGGCTTCGTCTGTCTGATTGGACTGATACAACCTAGGGCTCTTCTCTATCTGCTGCTTGgttttcataaaaatattcattcttTTAGGCCATGCACTTTCTGTGAGGCAGCAAGAAAGTAAATCCTTGCCATGCAAAGTACAACTCCAAAGAAGATCCCTTGAAGATGATCCTCTGAGAGGTCGGTGCCAGAGGGCGTAACTCTCAGCTCCAGCTGTGCTGAGAGGGAAAAGAAACTGGATCTAAAAAAATAAGACGGCAACACACTAAGACCATTATCACTAACTGCTATGTGGCAAGCTTGAGGGACAAGAAAATATCTTAAACCTGCAACGATTGCCTCTCTTCAGTTAGTGTAAGGCCAGGTTTCAAGTCAGTTCTTTATTGAAACAACTggaaaccagcagcagagggatAGAAGTAAAAATAAACTAGTGCTGCTGTCTCCATGTGGTGGAGTTGTGTTACTAACTTTGTCATTATAGAAGTAATATTTTTCTtaaggtaaataaataatgacaataaaaacataatttgttaaatacagtaaataggTGTACTTTAACCTGGGAGGACTCAGTTATAAAGGTTATAGTGACATGTTGGATAAATCAAATCATGCCAATAATCagttgatatactgtacataggATATACTATATGGATGAGATTTTAAGGTTATATAGTTATCCTATACAAGTCAACCTAAAGTCAAAGAGATGAGCTTTAACATATGAAATagttaatcattttaaaaaggatttaATTGGGATAATAACATCTGTGTATCCTTTGAGAAAGATACTAagactgtaaaatgtattttcttccaGTTTGAATCAGAGCAGAAATTCAAGATTTCAGAGCTGGATTCACCCACTGATGTCTGTAAACCTGGAGTATTTATGAAGGAGAAAAACTTTGTGATAAATAATCTGATTTCATTATTACTTTTTTCATAGTTGTAAATACTTAAATGTTCAGCCCTAAATGGACAAATGGAAGAAAGACCAAAAATGCCCTACAGCTTAATGGacttatttactgtatatatgtttacTGAGAGGATTAGTTCAACCTCTAGAACCTCTGCAAACTCTATAAAGTTGTGCTTACTAAAATGCTGTGGATATGAAGAACCAAGATTCAAAATTATTGACGTCTTCCTCTGCATTACAGCCAACTGGCTTTTGGTCCTTTTTTCCAAGGTGGAAAAATGCACGGTATTCAGTCTGAGTTGTTTTTGCCTGGATTCACAAAagtaggagaggagaggtgaggaggatGCAGTGATATCTCTCGgcaaaataatgacaataatgcaaataagcttaaaacttaaaatctgGCTGCACATCATTTTGTGGCTTTGTTTTCAGCGAGTTCTGCAGGGTAAGTTGAAACTAAAGATGTACTAACAGAGCTGTGATGGGGACAGAAATTGTGAATGTTGTTGCATAATGATACTGCATGCATTGTGTAGTACGCATTTAAAATAGCAAAACAGGTGTTCAGCTTGAGGTGACTACTTATCGGCAGTTACttattttaataatgtaaacagCTAAACAGTATTTTCTACTTCAGATGCAGCTGCAGGCTTTGATCCGACTTCTCAAAGAACTGACTCCTCAGTGTCTGATGCAAACTTGATGTTTGAGGTATTTTCCTGATTTTAGATTTAACAGAAGTCTTGATGCAGATAGACAACATATCTTGCTTTATTTTGCTTGCAGAGTAAGTGATAaatcccccctcccctccccctttctGTATGCAGTTCTTGCTGGGTGGGGTAGAGATCGACCAGGACAACAACATTGTTCTGCTTGACAAGGAGATGGCATCAATGAGGTCGGGGCGGGCTTTCCTGGCTAAGGTCAATGACAGCATTCCCAGAAGTCTCAGCCCCATGGTGCAGATGGTGGACACACTAAAGAGTCAGAGGAGACCGATGACTCAGGCTCAGTTTGACAGTCTTGTCCTGAACCTGGTGTACTCTGCCCACCAGGCCTGGCACCAGGACACGAAAAAGGAACAGGAGCGCTGGGGAGGAGTGCTCCTCCAGCTGGTAAACATCACTGTCCATGAGCTACGCGGAAATTATCTCTTCAATTATGCTTAATACAGATGCTGTTCTGTATGAGATGAAGGTGTGTGCAATAAATCATTTGACTTAAAATGcgtcttaaaatgtgttttcataacGTATACTGTACAGTCATtgatgaaaaatatgtaaaggACTCAATTATTTatgaaacatgaacatttttattatagTACAGTAGAAAAACATTTGTAAGAACATACAAGAGTTccagttttatatattttttttataaaagggtatctgaaatatttttttaacattcaaacaATCCCTGAAGTTAGAGACACATCGAACAGTAAACAAAAGAATATATACAAGGATTATCCAGTTCACTTCTTCCTCATCTgggcttgtttttgtttaatagACCCAGTCTTGGtcttggttttggtctctgatTCTTCCAGAGAAACCAGTTTTTTCTTGAGCTTTGCATCCACAGCAGAGCTTCTTTTGTTCCTGTTGGGCCGCTGCTGACTCCTCCGCTGGCTTCTTAAGCTGTCCACTGACGCAGAAGTTCCCTCCTGCAGTTTGTTTCCATCATCAATCAATGACTCGTTTCTATCCCAAACTAGCACTGTTACACCTGTGAGGGACCATTAAGCAGCTTTAGTGAGACAAACTGGACCGGTCCTAACAGAAATTTGAGATCGAGTCATCAGATGCATCTCTCAGAAATGTGCTTTTAAAGAACTCACCCATTCCAGATCCAATCACATCACCCATTGGATTGAACTTGTTGACCTGTAAATACAGATTTCTAGGTGTTAATAACTACGAGGTCCAgtatttttaaaggtttttctGGTGGTGTTAAATCACACTCACAGATTTGATTCCTGAAGCGGTGGGATCTTGCAGCTGACACACAAGCTCTGCTGTGTTGGAGTCAAAGATGTCGATGGTCCTCTGATCACCGGGGCAAACCCGGTCATCAGGGTAACGGCCCACCACAATAAGGTCATACACAGGATGCCATGTGGCCTACagaaaaatggacaaaatactaaattcacatttttccttCACAACTGGCATCTGGTTTCaagtattaaaaacattatcatacatatatacacaaatgGTGTCTTTTCCAATGACCACATACATGC
Protein-coding regions in this window:
- the LOC121897338 gene encoding zinc-binding protein A33-like, with translation MAAATLSEEDLLCPQCSDIYCLPVVLQCGHNICRVCLQKFWEWKGCRECPVCQAVSVFGRPPINLALKIAADNYQVQRTNRNQEVCILHNEKLKIFCQNDEEPICLVCQTSRQHRVHECCPVDEAAQQKKTEISVKLESLRKKLRMLSKTKEQWEETKNYIKTQADQNEKAIKEEFEKLHLFLLEEENTRLKVLKQEEEIKSQVMCEKLELIKSQIKSLSSIISDIETALRARDLPFLQDYKQTKKRVKCNIQDPECIRDILINSSKHLGLLKFGIWKKMAKIVKYVPVTLDPNTAQSNLKFSEELTCVQYSSKQLLPDNPERCTSRVCVLGATSFISGKHSWTVDVGQGRDWYIGVAQESIKRKSTAFLEPAEGFWVIGLCNGDSFWAQTSPRTKLVLKQKPERITVELDCDKGKVVFINAADLTPIHTFKDRFTERIYPYMSPGLLEKGRNSSPLTICPMDITVDVE
- the LOC121897705 gene encoding protein FAM180A-like isoform X1, producing MTIMQISLKLKIWLHIILWLCFQRVLQDAAAGFDPTSQRTDSSVSDANLMFEFLLGGVEIDQDNNIVLLDKEMASMRSGRAFLAKVNDSIPRSLSPMVQMVDTLKSQRRPMTQAQFDSLVLNLVYSAHQAWHQDTKKEQERWGGVLLQLVNITVHELRGNYLFNYA
- the LOC121897705 gene encoding protein FAM180A-like isoform X2, which encodes MFEFLLGGVEIDQDNNIVLLDKEMASMRSGRAFLAKVNDSIPRSLSPMVQMVDTLKSQRRPMTQAQFDSLVLNLVYSAHQAWHQDTKKEQERWGGVLLQLVNITVHELRGNYLFNYA